One genomic region from Labeo rohita strain BAU-BD-2019 unplaced genomic scaffold, IGBB_LRoh.1.0 scaffold_111, whole genome shotgun sequence encodes:
- the LOC127157563 gene encoding uncharacterized protein LOC127157563 yields the protein MANLCPPLSAGEDTFELHSLQLELEAVEKQIQELLVRQTELRERRAALESSRVSIQRDTNTLTTSTPCASLHSSRAPWTRSSQMSFTPAPGHHGPWVQQQRKTRARPRPRTSPPPPPPVFEISTRNRFAPLRETERDAVIVGDSIVRYVRATLAKGKVHTHCFPGARVLDVSAQIPAILKDGESVGAIVLHAGVNDTRLRQTEVLKRDFSSLIETVRSTSPTTRIIVSGPLPTYRRGHERFSRLLALNEWLLTWCKEQKLLFVNNWNLFWERPRLFRADGLHPSRVGAELLSDNISRTLRSI from the coding sequence ATGGCGAATTTGTGTCCACCTTTGAGTGCAGGTGAGGACACGTTCGAGCTGCACTCGTTGCAGCTCGAGCTGGAGGCCGTGGAGAAGCAGATCCAGGAGCTGTTGGTGCGGCAGACGGAGCTGAGAGAGCGGAGGGCCGCTCTGGAGTCCTCCCGGGTGAGTATACAGCGTGATACTAACACTCTGACCACCTCTACTCCGTGTGCTTCTCTGCACAGCTCCCGTGCACCCTGGACGCGATCTTCCCAGATGTCCTTCACTCCGGCGCCGGGACACCACGGACCCTGGGTGCAGCAGCAGCGGAAGACGCGAGCCAGGCCCCGGCCGAGGACCTCGCCCCCTCCGCCGCCTCCGGTCTTCGAGATCTCCACCCGGAACCGCTTCGCTCCCCTCCGCGAGACGGAACGTGACGCTGTGATCGTCGGAGACTCCATTGTCCGGTACGTACGTGCTACTTTAGCTAAAGGTAAAGTCCACACCCACTGTTTTCCTGGTGCTCGCGTTCTCGATGTTTCTGCGCAGATACCCGCGATCCTGAAGGACGGCGAGAGCGTCGGCGCGATCGTCCTGCACGCGGGGGTGAACGACACCAGGCTGCGGCAGACGGAGGTTCTGAAGAGGGACTTCAGCAGCCTGATCGAGACGGTTCGCAGCACGTCGCCCACGACGAGGATCATCGTGTCAGGACCCCTTCCCACGTATCGACGTGGGCACGAAAGGTTCAGTAGACTTcttgctctaaatgaatggttattgacatggtgtaaagaacagaaactgctctttgttaataattggaatcttttctgggagcgtcctaggcttttccgtgctgatggcctgcaccccagcagagtcggagcggagctgctgtcggacaacatctccaggacgctACGCTCCATTTGA